CATGAAAATGTTGCAAAGTATAGCAAGTGTTGCATCACTTCGCTATTGTAGATTTTATGAAGTTCAGTAGAATATAGCCTACAATCCACTGAGAATAAGACAATTATGTATAGCACCTTACAAGCGGGACAACATTATCTCAACACCTTTCCAAATCAGAAGAAATTAGGTTTATTTATGCCTGATTATCGGTTGATTCGACTCGTGAAATTTTCATCACGTTTTATGCCTGCTTTTGCTTGCTTTGCGCTTATTTGGCAATATTTTTTCTACGATCCTGAACAATCTGTATTAGCCAATGCGCTTATCACGGCGTTATTTGCGTTAAGTATTCCATTTCAAGGTTTATTTTGGCTTGGACGTAGAGCAAAATCGCCACTACCGCTCAGTTTACTACCATGGTATGAAGAACTTCGCCAAAAACTAGTCAGCGAACGCCATAACATTGCCGATCAAGCGGTGCCTTCTTATCAAGATTTTGCAAATTTATTACAACTTGCGGAAAAAACATGGGGTCAAAGCTATTTTGATGAATTGTAACTCTACATTTCTTTGTTACAGATCAGCTTTTCAAGAAACTCTTTTGTATTTAACTTTAAAAATCAGTGATTTTTTGTTATAAAGAACAGGTTTTCAAATCAACACAAATTAATAGGAGAACTTATGGAATTAGTATTTATCCGTCACGGTTTCAGTGAGTGGAATGCTAAAAACTTATTTACAGGTTGGCGTGATGTTAACTTAACAGAGCGTGGTATCGAAGAAGCAAAAGCAGCAGGTAAAAAATTACTTGATGCAGGTTATGAGTTTGATATCGCTTTCACTTCTGTGTTAACCCGTGCGATCAAAACTTGTAATATCGTGTTAGAAGAATCTAACCAATTATGGATTCCACAAGTGAAAAACTGGCGTTTAAATGAACGTCACTATGGTGCATTACAAGGCTTAGATAAAAAAGCGACAGCTGAACAATATGGTGATGAACAAGTTCATATTTGGCGTCGTTCTTATGATATTTCTCCGCCAGATTTAGATCCACAAGATCCAAATTCAGCGCATAACGACCGCCGTTATGCACATCTTCCAAAAGATGTTGTGCCAAATGCAGAAAACCTCAAAATCACTTTAGAACGTGTTTTACCATTCTGGGAAGATCAAATCGCACCAGCACTTTTATCAGGTAAACGTGTTCTTGTTACTGCACATGGTAACTCATTACGTGCTCTTGCAAAACACATCATCGGTATTTCTGATGAAGAGATCATGGATTTTGAAATCCCAACAGGTCAGCCGTTAGTGTTAAAACTAGATGACAAATTAAACTTCGTAGAGAAATTCTATCTGTAATTTAAGTTTATCATTCTATTACAAGCGGTAAGATTTGAAAAAAATCTTACCGCTTTTGTTTAATGTAAATAACTTTTTAATTCCATACGAATGCTATTTAAAACATAGATCACCAGGCTTTTTTACGTTAGAATAGCTTTCCTGAACGTAGTAAGAAACTACGAGAACATTTCTATAAACGCAATTCAAAAAATTATTAGGAAGTCCCATGTCAGCAACAATTTTAGAATCTCTCCCGCAAAACCAAAAAGTAGGTATTGCCTTTTCAGGTGGCTTAGACACGAGTGCCGCACTACTTTGGATGCGCCAAAAAGGTGCTGTGCCTTATGCTTATACAGCAAATCTTGGTCAGCCAGATGAAGATGACTATAACGCGATCCCGAAAAAAGCAATGGAATATGGTGCTGAAAATGCACGTTTAATTGATTGTAGAACACAATTAGCCCATGAAGGTATTGCTGCGATTCAATGTGGTGCTTTCCATATTTCAACAGGCGGTATGCCTTATTTCAATACTACTCCGCTTGGTCGTGCTGTAACAGGAACAATGCTTGTTGCTGCAATGAAAGAGGATGATGTACATATTTGGGGTGATGGTTCTACCTTTAAAGGTAATGATATTGAACGTTTCTATCGCTATGGTTTATTAACAAATCCACAATTAAAAATCTACAAACCATGGTTAGACCAAACTTTCATTGATGAGCTTGGTGGTCGTCATGAAATGTCAGAATTCTTGATTGCAAATGGATTCCAATACAAAATGTCTGTGGAGAAAGCTTATTCTACTGATTCAAATATGCTTGGTGCAACCCATGAAGCAAAAGACTTAGAACTATTAAGCACAGGTGTTAAAATTGTAAAACCAATTATGGGAGTTGCTTTCTGGGATGAGTCTGTTGAAATCAAAGCAGAAACTGTATCTGTCACCTTTGAAGAAGGTGTGCCAGTGGCATTAAATGGCAAACGTCTTGAAGATCCTGTTGAATTAATTTTAGAAGCCAATCGCATTGGTGGTCGTCACGGTTTAGGTATGACAGACCAAATTGAGAACCGCATCATTGAAGCGAAAAGCCGTGGTATTTATGAAGCCCCGGGAATGGCTTTACTTCATATTGCTTATGAACGTTTAGTAACGGGTATTCATAATGAAGATACAATTGAACAATACCGTATCAACGGTTTACGTTTAGGTCGTTTGCTTTATCAAGGTCGTTGGTTTGATCCACAAGCATTGATGTTACGTGAAACGGCACAGCGTTGGGTAGCCAAAGCTATTACTGGTACAGTAACACTAGAATTACGTCGTGGTAATGACTACTCTATTCTTAATACTGAATCACCAAACTTAACCTATGAACCAGAACGTTTAAGTATGGAAAAAGTAGAAGATGCGCCATTTACACCTGCTGATCGTATTGGCCAATTAACTATGCGTAACCTTGATATTGTCGATACAAGAGAAAAACTGGGTATTTATACACAAACAGGATTGCTTTCAATCCAAAATAACGTATTACCTCAATTAGAAAATAAATAATATTTAAAATCGCATCTTTCTTAGAGATGCGATTTTTTTATTACCTATCATCAATGATGAGTCAATAACATGAAAAAGATCTTACATGCTCAAAGCCGTAAAATCCTTCCAGAATCAATTACATTGAATACATGGAGCCCTATTTTTATTCCTCTTTTTTTTGCGGATCCTAAACAAAAACGACAAATTGTCTGGGAGTTACATTTGGAAAATGGAGATAAAATCTGGGGGAAAGTAAAGAAAAATGCCCTTTCCCTTTCTAAACTTCCTATAGGGGAGCATGAACTCTTTGTTACTGTAGGCATGCCTATACTTTCTAAAAAATATAGGACCTACCACTGCCATATCATAGTGAGATAGATCCTATTAAACAAAAGAGGATATTTATTATCCGTCTATTTCTTCACCTGTTTCATCCCATTTAAAATTTAGTGCAATAGAATTTAAACAAAAGCGTAACCCTGTAGGTGGAGGACCATCTTTAAAAACGTGTCCCATATGTGCATCACAATTGCCACAACGAATTTCAACACGATGACGACCTAAGCTATAATCATCTAAATAACGTAATGACGATTCAGAAATCGTTTCATAAAAGCTTGGCCAACCACAACCTGCATCAAATTTTGTATCAGAACGAAATAGTGCATTGTGGCAACGCACACAACGATAGGTTCCAACTCTATCTTCATTAAGAAATTTACCCGTAAAAGGTTTTTCTGTCCCACTATTCAAACAAATATCTATTTGTTCTTCAGTTAATTCACTAATATCTTTGATCATACATTCCCTAATAACTTATTGACTTAACTAAATCACATTCTATCTTCTTTTTCTATCAAACAAGAAAGATTTTTTCAAAATTTGACATAGATCACATAAAATTTATCTGTTATATTTCCCATCGTTCTTTCAGTTGTCAGAAAAGGTAAAGAGTATGCTATAATTAGCACGCCTTTCCAAAATAATGGAAGGAACAAGTTTTGTTTAACTTTAATATAGGTAGAAAATCTATGGCAATTAAAATTGGTATTAACGGCTTTGGCCGTATTGGTCGTATCGTATTCCGTGCAGCGCAAAAACGTAATGACATCGAAGTAGTTGGTATCAACGACTTAATCGATGTTGACTACATGGCTTACATGTTAAAATACGATTCAACTCACGGTCGTTTCGATGGTACTGTTGAAGTTAAAGATGGTCAATTAGTAGTTAACGGTAAAGCAATCCGTGTAACTGCTGAGCGTGATCCAGCTAACTTAAAATGGAACGAAATCGGTGTTGATATCGCAGTTGAAGCGACAGGTTTATTCTTAGATGATGCAACAGCTCGTAAACACATCACTGCAGGAGCTAAAAAAGTTGTTTTAACTGGCCCATCTAAAGATGATACCCCGATGTTCGTAAACGGCGTAAACTTCGACAAATATGCAGGTCAAGACATCGTTTCTAACGCATCTTGTACAACAAACTGCTTAGCGCCATTAGCGAAAGTGATTCACCAAAAATTTGGTATCAAAGAAGGCTTAATGACAACTGTACACGCAACAACAGCAACTCAAAAAACTGTTGACGGTCCATCAGCGAAAGACTGGCGCGGTGGTCGTGGTGCGGCACAAAACATCATCCCTTCATCAACAGGTGCTGCAAAAGCTGTAGGTAAAGTATTACCTGAGTTAAACGGCAAATTAACAGGTATGGCATTCCGTGTTCCTACACCAAACGTATCTGTAGTTGACTTAACAGTTAACTTAGAAAAACCAGCAACTTATGCTGAAATCTGTGCAGAAATCAAACGTGCTTCAGAAAACGAAATGAAAGGCGTTTTAGGCTATACTGAAGATGCAGTTGTGTCTACAGACTTCAACGGTAGCACAGAAACTTCTGTATTTGATGCTGCAGCAGGTATTGCACTAACAGATACATTCGTTAAATTAGTATCTTGGTACGATAACGAAACAGGTTATTCAAACAAAGTATTAGACTTAGTTGCATTAGTTCACAACTACAAAGGCTAATTTTAGTTTATAAATAACGAATAAAAAGGCGATATATTAAAATATATCGCCTTTTAGTTGTAGCAGAAGATAGGATAATTGCCAATAGGCATAGTAGACAAAAGTGTTGGTTTTTTTGCAAACTATGCCTCTAATGGACAAAAGTGTTGGTTTTAATTATTTTTCCTAATTATTACCAACTCTTTTTATTTAAAAAATCCTTTATAAACATAATCTTATGCTTTTTCGTTAATCCGCTATGAACCGATAATTTCTGTTTCAGTTCTTTAAATAACCCTTCCAACCTATTTGTTGTTTTTTCTATATTTAAGTGAGCATATTCTTCAAAGGTGAATAAATATTTCATATAGTATTTTAAACTGGTATAAGCCTCTCTTACATTACGGTGTTTATAAGGAAAATATCCTTTCTCATTGGGATATTCAGACCGTTCATCTAAAAACTCTTTATGTTTTAAATACCATTGATGTAATCTTAAATAAAATTCATTTTTGTGGCTTTCTTTTAGCGTTTTTACAATAATCTTTAATTCTTTACCTGCTTGTGATTGATGCTTTTTTCTTAATTTTCTCATCACAATGGCGACCATATGGAAGTGGCACATTTGAATTGGTGTATTAAATAAATCCTTTAATAGCCCTCTACGTCCATCATTTGTAATGGATTGAATCATATAGCCTTTTTCTCGAAGTATATTCAATGCGAGCTTATAATAGAGGTCTTTTTCTGTTTTTACGACACGATGATAAACGACTTTTTTAGATAAGGTATCTATTAAAACTAATACACCAAATTCACGACCAAAGAAGGTCACGTCTGCAATAATCTTGAGATAGGTTTGTTGTAAAGGAATTAATTTAGCTTTGGGGGATTTTTCAATATAACGTTGAATAGTTCTAATGGAACAGCGATATTTTTCGGCTAATTGTTTATAGGTTTGTTTTCCTATGGTGTAATCAGTCCAAATATCTATTGGATTTAATTTATTTGTGGAAGAAAAGGTTTTATGACAGGATGAACAAAAGTATCTCTGAATATTATTTTTCTTTCCATACTTTTGGATATTGTTCTTAAGGCAAAAAGGACAGTTTTTTGTTCATATTTCAAAAAGTGGGCTTAAAGTCTTGTACTATAAGGCTTTAGCCCACTTTTTACCAACACTTTTGTCTACTATGCCTGCCAATATCTATTATAAAAGATGAGCAACCAATTGTTCTGTTACACTATATGGAATTAGTTTGGCACGATCGCAAAGACTCTCGCATTAAACCCTGGTGCATCTTTGATTTTCGGCACACCGATAAAGATTGCACCACCTGTGGCTGGTAATTCAGAGAGATTATTTAACACTTCAATTTGGAATTTATTTTGGGTTAACCAATAACGCTCTCCCACCAAATCATTATGTTTAACGAAATCAAGGGCACTGTCTGTATCTAAGGTTTCATGCCCAATCGCAGCCACATTGCGTTGTTCATGTAAGAATTGCAATGTTTCTAAAGCCCAACCTGGTGTATGCGCTTGTCCTGCATCATCTTTATTATAAAATTTCGCATTATCATGCCAGCGTTTCGACCAACCACTTGCGAACGCTACAAAGCTTCCAGCAGGAATTTCGCCATATTGTGCTTCAAAATCTAAAATATCTTGAACCGTTAAGCGGTAATCGTTATTGGCTTCAACGTCTTTTTCTTTATGGATTACTACTAACGGTAACACAAACTCTGTTACAGGAATTTCATCTAATGCTTTTGTTCCCACAGCAAAGTGGATTGGTGCATCAATATGCGTGCCATATTGTGTTGCAACCGTATATTGATTTGCAAAGAATCCATCTTTTTCTACGGTAAATAACGTTTCCGTTTCGATAGGTTTAAATGCAGGAAAATAAGGGATTTCAGAACTAACAGTATGGCTTAAGTCAATCCATTTTTGGCTCTTTAGTAAGGTGATTGCATCAATAATTTTAGACATAATTTGCTCCTAATCAGTTAATATTCATGACTTTAGTATGAGAAAAACAGTTTCGCAAATAACAAATCGTTATGAGATATAGCTTGCTTTATTGATCGAGCTTTAATTTCTCAATCTCTTTACTAAACTCTTCAATGTCATCAAAACTTAAATAAACCGATGCAAAACGGATATAGGCGACTTTATCGAGCTGTTTTAATTCATTTAGCACCAAATCCCCAACGAATTTACTCGACACTTCCCTCTCGCCCGTGGCTTGTAATTGTAAAATAATACGATGAATGGCTTTTTCTACCTCTTCCGTATGGACCGAACGTTTTTCTAATGCACG
Above is a genomic segment from Actinobacillus indolicus containing:
- the yfbV gene encoding terminus macrodomain insulation protein YfbV; this encodes MYSTLQAGQHYLNTFPNQKKLGLFMPDYRLIRLVKFSSRFMPAFACFALIWQYFFYDPEQSVLANALITALFALSIPFQGLFWLGRRAKSPLPLSLLPWYEELRQKLVSERHNIADQAVPSYQDFANLLQLAEKTWGQSYFDEL
- a CDS encoding 2,3-diphosphoglycerate-dependent phosphoglycerate mutase; this encodes MELVFIRHGFSEWNAKNLFTGWRDVNLTERGIEEAKAAGKKLLDAGYEFDIAFTSVLTRAIKTCNIVLEESNQLWIPQVKNWRLNERHYGALQGLDKKATAEQYGDEQVHIWRRSYDISPPDLDPQDPNSAHNDRRYAHLPKDVVPNAENLKITLERVLPFWEDQIAPALLSGKRVLVTAHGNSLRALAKHIIGISDEEIMDFEIPTGQPLVLKLDDKLNFVEKFYL
- the argG gene encoding argininosuccinate synthase — its product is MSATILESLPQNQKVGIAFSGGLDTSAALLWMRQKGAVPYAYTANLGQPDEDDYNAIPKKAMEYGAENARLIDCRTQLAHEGIAAIQCGAFHISTGGMPYFNTTPLGRAVTGTMLVAAMKEDDVHIWGDGSTFKGNDIERFYRYGLLTNPQLKIYKPWLDQTFIDELGGRHEMSEFLIANGFQYKMSVEKAYSTDSNMLGATHEAKDLELLSTGVKIVKPIMGVAFWDESVEIKAETVSVTFEEGVPVALNGKRLEDPVELILEANRIGGRHGLGMTDQIENRIIEAKSRGIYEAPGMALLHIAYERLVTGIHNEDTIEQYRINGLRLGRLLYQGRWFDPQALMLRETAQRWVAKAITGTVTLELRRGNDYSILNTESPNLTYEPERLSMEKVEDAPFTPADRIGQLTMRNLDIVDTREKLGIYTQTGLLSIQNNVLPQLENK
- the msrB gene encoding peptide-methionine (R)-S-oxide reductase MsrB, producing MIKDISELTEEQIDICLNSGTEKPFTGKFLNEDRVGTYRCVRCHNALFRSDTKFDAGCGWPSFYETISESSLRYLDDYSLGRHRVEIRCGNCDAHMGHVFKDGPPPTGLRFCLNSIALNFKWDETGEEIDG
- the gapA gene encoding glyceraldehyde-3-phosphate dehydrogenase; the protein is MAIKIGINGFGRIGRIVFRAAQKRNDIEVVGINDLIDVDYMAYMLKYDSTHGRFDGTVEVKDGQLVVNGKAIRVTAERDPANLKWNEIGVDIAVEATGLFLDDATARKHITAGAKKVVLTGPSKDDTPMFVNGVNFDKYAGQDIVSNASCTTNCLAPLAKVIHQKFGIKEGLMTTVHATTATQKTVDGPSAKDWRGGRGAAQNIIPSSTGAAKAVGKVLPELNGKLTGMAFRVPTPNVSVVDLTVNLEKPATYAEICAEIKRASENEMKGVLGYTEDAVVSTDFNGSTETSVFDAAAGIALTDTFVKLVSWYDNETGYSNKVLDLVALVHNYKG
- a CDS encoding IS256 family transposase, variant Zn-binding type gives rise to the protein MQKYGKKNNIQRYFCSSCHKTFSSTNKLNPIDIWTDYTIGKQTYKQLAEKYRCSIRTIQRYIEKSPKAKLIPLQQTYLKIIADVTFFGREFGVLVLIDTLSKKVVYHRVVKTEKDLYYKLALNILREKGYMIQSITNDGRRGLLKDLFNTPIQMCHFHMVAIVMRKLRKKHQSQAGKELKIIVKTLKESHKNEFYLRLHQWYLKHKEFLDERSEYPNEKGYFPYKHRNVREAYTSLKYYMKYLFTFEEYAHLNIEKTTNRLEGLFKELKQKLSVHSGLTKKHKIMFIKDFLNKKSW
- a CDS encoding cyclase family protein encodes the protein MSKIIDAITLLKSQKWIDLSHTVSSEIPYFPAFKPIETETLFTVEKDGFFANQYTVATQYGTHIDAPIHFAVGTKALDEIPVTEFVLPLVVIHKEKDVEANNDYRLTVQDILDFEAQYGEIPAGSFVAFASGWSKRWHDNAKFYNKDDAGQAHTPGWALETLQFLHEQRNVAAIGHETLDTDSALDFVKHNDLVGERYWLTQNKFQIEVLNNLSELPATGGAIFIGVPKIKDAPGFNARVFAIVPN
- the nrdR gene encoding transcriptional regulator NrdR, whose translation is MRCPFCSTEDTKVVDSRLAADGYQIRRRRECPECKERFTTFESAELLIPYIVKNNGNREPFDERKLRTSLSRALEKRSVHTEEVEKAIHRIILQLQATGEREVSSKFVGDLVLNELKQLDKVAYIRFASVYLSFDDIEEFSKEIEKLKLDQ